Proteins co-encoded in one Arachis hypogaea cultivar Tifrunner chromosome 13, arahy.Tifrunner.gnm2.J5K5, whole genome shotgun sequence genomic window:
- the LOC112738259 gene encoding dnaJ homolog subfamily C GRV2 isoform X3: MPGHRIDPPCGRVYLQYGQQKPVADAESASMHLKHLAAAAKDAVAEGGSIPGSRAKLWRRIREFNACIPFTGVPLNIEVPEVTLMALITMLPAASNLPPESPPLPPPSPKAAATVMGFIACLHRLLASRSAASHVMSFPAAVGRIMGLLRNGSEGVASEAAGLVAALIGGGPGDANVMDSKGEWHATIMHTKSVLFANQSYVIILVNRLKPMSVSPLLSMAVVEVLEAMICDPLGETTQYNVFVELLRQVAGLKRRLFALFGHPAESVRETVAVIMRSIAEEDAIAAESMREASLRDGALLRHLLHAFFLPAGERREVSRQLVALWADSYQPTLELLSRILPPGLVAYLHTRSDGVQDEETNQEESSIGRRKRRLLQQRKSRIGRGLTSQEQPFASANNFDVSDSGRQTGSAIIRGSDNYHRAALEPSSGQASDIQSSVVHTNENLSSGSPTAVTQNGYSTVVASATCPSANSNEAKVPDLSNSVDPDGNAVGLQNADVPAPAQVVVENTPVGSGRLLCNWPEFWRAFGLDHNRADLIWNERTRQELRESLQAEVHKLDVEKERTEDIVPGGAILEMATGIENVPQISWNYAEFSVRYPSLSKEVCVGQYYLRLLLESGSGGRAQDFPLRDPDAFFRALYHRFLCDADTGLTVDGAVPDELGASDDWCDMGRLDGFGGGGGSSVRELCARAMAIVYEQHYKTVGPFSGTAHITVLLDRTDDRALRHRLLFLLKALMKDLANVEACVLVGGCVLAVDLLTVVHEASERTAIPLQSNLIAATAFMEPLKEWMYIDREGAQIGPVEKDAIRRLWSKKAIDWTTRCWASGMLDWKKLRDIRELRWALALRVPVLTPPQVGDAALSILHSMVSAHSDLDDAGEIVTPTPRVKRILSSPRCLPHIAQAILSGEPSIVEAAAALLKAIVTRNPKAMIRLYSTGAFYFALAYPGSNLLSIGQLFAVTHVHQAFHGGEEAAVSTSLPLAKRSVLGGLLPESLLYVLERSGPAAFAAAMVSDSDTPEIIWTHKMRAENLIRQVLQHLGDFPQKLSQHCHVLYDYAPMPPVTYPELRDEMWCHRYYLRNLCDEIRFPNWPIVEHVEFLQSLLVMWREELTRKPMDLSEEAACKILEISLEDVSGDDVNKKHSSEVSDETSSLSKQIENIDEEKLKRQYRKLAMKYHPDKNPEGREKFLAIQKAYERLQATMQGLQGPQPWRLLLLLKGQCILYRRYGDILEPFKYAGYPMLLSAVTVDKDDNNFLSSDRAPLLVAASELVWLTCASSSLNGEELVRDGGVQLLATLLSRCMYVVQPSTPGNEPSAIIVTNIMRTFSVLSQFEAARSEILEFSGLVPDIVHCTEFELVPGAVDAALQTIANVSVSSELQDALLRAGVLWYLLPLLLQYDATAEEPDATESHGVGASVQIAKNMHAIRAAQALSRLSGLCGDESSTPYNWSAANALRVLLTPKLSSMLRDQLPKDLLSKLNANLESPEIIWNSSTRGELLKFVDQQRAAQGPDGSYDIRDSHDFAYKALSKELFIGNVYLRVYNDQPEFEISEPEAFCVALVDFISYVVHNHPFEDADQYVDGISSPAQNYEDAVDGFVSEQPVLDNSSTISEEQVVGKEEAELVRSLRSALISLQNLLTNNPNLASIFSNKDKLLPLFECFSVPETSNSNIPQLCLGVLSLLTAHAPCLQAMVADGSSLLVLLQMLHSSPSCREGALHVLYALASTPELAWAAAKHGGVVYILELLLPLKEEIPLQQRAMAASLLGKLVGQPMHGPRVAITLARFLPDGLVSVIRDGPGEAVVVALEQTTETPELVWTPAMAASLSAQISTMASELYREQVKGRVVDWDVPEQASGQQEMRDEPQVGGIYVRLFLKDPKFPLRNPKRFLEGLLDQYLSSIAATHYDTQAVDPELPLLLSAALVSLLRVHPALADHVGYLGYVPKLVAAVAFEGRRETMSSGDANIGKNADKTYDPDNGSTEHTQTPQERVRLSCLRVLHQLAASTTCAEAMAATSVGTPQVVPLLMKAIGWQGGSILALETLKRVVVAGNRARDALVAQGLKVGLVEVLLGLLDWRAGGRNGFCSQMNWNESEASIGRVLAIEVLHAFATEGAHCTKVREILNNSDVWSAYKDQRHDLFLPSNAQSAAAGIAGLIENSSSSRLTYALTAPPLQSSTSRPPPSSTSDFHGKQELS, encoded by the exons ATGCCTGGTCACCGGATTGATCCTCCCTGTGGAAGAGTTTATTTGCAATATGGTCAGCAAAAGCCAGTTGCTGATGCTGAAAGTGCTTCAATGCATTTGAAACATTTAGCAGCTGCTGCCAAGGATGCTGTTGCTGAAGGTGGTTCCATTCCTGGATCAAGAGCTAAACTATGGCGAAGAATAAGGGAGTTCAATGCATGTATACCTTTTACTGGTGTGCCTTTAAACATTGAAGTGCCAGAGGTTACCTTGATGGCCTTGATTACTATGCTTCCTGCGGCCTCAAATCTTCCTCCAGAATCTCCTCCTTTGCCACCCCCGTCACCAAAAGCTGCTGCAACTGTGATGGGTTTTATTGCTTGTTTACATCGACTACTTGCATCAAGAAGTGCCGCATCACACGTGATGTCTTTTCCAGCAGCAGTTGGAAGGATAATGGGTTTGCTTAGAAATGGTTCAGAGGGTGTTGCATCGGAGGCTGCCGGGCTTGTTGCAGCACTCATTGGTGGTGGGCCTGGTGATGCTAATGTGATGGATTCTAAAGGAGAGTGGCATGCAACAATTATGCATACGAAGTCAGTATTGTTTGCTAATCAGAGTTATGTCATTATTCTTGTCAACAGATTGAAGCCTATGTCAGTATCACCTTTGCTGTCAATGGCTGTGGTTGAAGTGCTCGAGGCTATGATTTGTGATCCACTTGGGGAAACTACTCAATATAATGTTTTTGTTGAGTTGTTGCGCCAAGTTGCTGGGTTAAAGCGTCGTTTGTTTGCACTATTTGGTCATCCTGCCGAAAGTGTTAGAGAAACAGTAGCTGTTATTATGCGATCAATTGCTGAAGAAGATGCTATTGCTGCGGAGTCCATGCGAGAGGCTTCTCTGCGTGATGGTGCTTTGTTGAGGCATTTATTGCACGCTTTTTTCCTTCCTGCTGGTGAACGCCGTGAAGTTAGTCGACAACTTGTTGCTCTTTGGGCGGATTCCTATCAACCCACTTTGGAGCTATTGTCTCGAATTCTGCCTCCTGGACTTGTTGCTTATTTGCATACACGCTCTGATGGAGTTCAAGATGAAGAAACGAATCAAGAGGAGTCATCAATTGGGAGAAGAAAAAGACGCTTACTTCAGCAGAGGAAAAGTCGCATCGGGAGAGGACTAACCTCTCAAGAACAACCCTTTGCTTCAGCTAATAATTTTGATGTTTCAGATTCGGGTAGGCAGACAGGGAGTGCCATTATTAGGGGCTCAGACAACTACCATAGAGCTGCTCTTGAGCCAAGCTCTGGACAGGCTTCAGATATTCAATCTTCTGTTGTTCATACTAATGAAAATTTGTCCAGTGGATCTCCTACAGCAGTCACACAAAATGGGTATTCAACTGTTGTGGCCTCAGCTACTTGTCCATCTGCAAACTCAAATGAAGCAAAGGTACCTGATTTATCAAATTCAGTTGATCCTGATGGCAATGCAGTTGGCTTGCAGAATGCAGATGTTCCAGCTCCTGCTCAAGTTGTGGTGGAGAACACTCCCGTGGGTTCTGGTCGGCTTCTATGTAACTGGCCTGAATTCTGGCGAGCGTTTGGTCTTGATCACAATCGTGCAGATTTGATTTGGAATGAGCGTACTAGGCAAGAGTTAAGAGAATCTTTGCAAGCTGAAGTCCATAAACTAGATGTTGAAAAAGAGCGTACTGAAGATATTGTTCCTGGGGGTGCTATCCTTGAAATGGCAACAGGGATTGAGAATGTCCCGCAAATATCTTGGAACTATGCTGAATTTTCCGTTCGTTACCCAAGCCTGTCAAAAGAAGTTTGTGTGGGCCAATATTATCTGCGTCTCCTGCTTGAGAGTGGCAGTGGTGGCAGGGCACAAGACTTCCCGTTGCGTGATCCAGATGCTTTCTTTAGAGCACTTTACCATCGTTTTTTATGTGATGCAGACACAGGGCTTACTGTAGATGGGGCTGTTCCTGATGAACTAGGTGCATCAGATGATTGGTGTGATATGGGTAGACTAGATGGTTTTGGTGGCGGTGGTGGTTCATCAGTGAGAGAGCTTTGTGCAAGGGCAATGGCAATTGTATATGAGCAGCACTACAAGACTGTTGGTCCTTTTTCAGGCACTGCTCACATTACTGTTCTCCTGGACAGGACAGATGACAGAGCTCTGAGACAcagacttctttttcttttgaag GCTTTGATGAAGGATTTAGCTAATGTAGAGGCTTGTGTTCTAGTTGGAGGCTGTGTATTAGCTGTCGATCTTCTTACAGTGGTCCATGAAGCTTCGGAGAGGACAGCTATTCctttgcaatcaaatttgattgctGCTACGGCTTTCATGGAGCCACTCAAGGAATGGATGTATATCGACAGAGAAGGTGCTCAAATTGGACCTGTGGAAAAAGATGCTATTAGAAGGTTATGGTCCAAGAAGGCTATTGATTGGACAACAAGGTGTTGGGCCTCTGGGATGCTAGATTGGAAGAAGTTGCGTGATATTCGTGAGCTTCGCTGGGCACTTGCCCTTAGAGTTCCTGTCCTTACCCCACCTCAG GTTGGAGATGCAGCTTTGTCCATATTGCATAGCATGGTGTCTGCACATTCAGATTTAGATGATGCTGGAGAAATTGTTACTCCAACTCCTAGAGTAAAACGAATCTTGTCAAGTCCACGTTGCCTTCCTCACATTGCACAG GCCATTCTCTCTGGGGAACCAAGTATTGTTGAGGCAGCTGCTGCATTGTTGAAGGCCATTGTTACCAGGAATCCCAAAGCCATGATACGTCTATACAGCACCGGTGCATTTTATTTTGCACTGGCTTATCCAGGATCTAATCTACTTTCAATTGGGCAACTCTTTGCTGTCACCCATGTCCACCAAGCATTTCATGGTGGCGAAGAGGCTGCGGTTTCAACTTCATTGCCTTTGGCAAAACGTAGTGTTCTTGGTGGACTTCTTCCTGAATCTTTGTTGTATGTATTGGAGCGCAGTGGTCCAGCAGCATTTGCTGCAGCAATGGTATCTGATTCTGACACTCCTGAGATAATATGGACTCATAAAATGAGGGCAGAAAATTTAATACGTCAG GTTTTGCAACACCTTGGTGATTTTCCACAGAAATTGTCACAGCATTGCCATGTTTTATATGACTATGCCCCAATGCCTCCAGTTACATACCCTGAACTTAGAGATGAAATGTGGTGTCATCGTTATTACCTGAGGAATCTATGCGATGAGATCCGCTTTCCAAATTGGCCTATTGTTGAGCATGTAGAGTTTCTGCAGTCCTTACTTGTAATGTGGCGTGAAGAGTTGACGAGAAAACCTATGGATCTTTCTGAAGAAGCAGCTTGCAAGATCCTTGAAATATCCTTGGAGGATGTATCTGGTGATGATGTAAATAAAAAGCACTCTTCGGAGGTATCAGATGAAACATCTAGCttatcaaagcaaattgaaaatatTGACGAGGAAAAGTTAAAGCGACAATATCGAAAACTTGCTATGAAATATCATCCTGACAAAAACCCTGAAGGAAGGGAGAAGTTTCTTGCTATACAGAAGGCTTATGAACGCCTCCAG GCTACAATGCAAGGATTGCAAGGTCCTCAGCCTTGGAGATTGCTTCTTTTGCTGAAGGGACAATGCATTTTATACAGAAGATATGGAGACATATTGGAGCCATTCAAATATGCTGGCTATCCCATGTTGTTAAGTGCTGTTACTGTGGACAAGGATGATAACAATTTTCTTTCTTCAGATAGAGCACCTCTCCTTGTTGCAGCATCAGAGCTTGTTTGGCTGAC ATGTGCATCTTCTTCACTGAATGGAGAAGAGCTGGTAAGAGATGGAGGAGTGCAACTTCTTGCAACTCTTCTTTCCCGTTGCATGTACGTTGTTCAGCCATCTACTCCTGGAAATGAACCATCTGCCATTATTGTTACAAACATCATGCGAACATTTTCAGTTCTTAGTCAATTTGAGGCTGCCAGATCTGAGATACTCGAGTTTTCTGGGCTAGTTCCAGACATTGTGCACTGCACTGAGTTTGAGCTTGTACCAGGAGCTGTTGATGCTGCTCTACAGACTATTGCCAATGTTTCTGTTTCATCTGAATTGCAGGATGCTTTATTGAGGGCTGGTGTTTTATG GTACCTATTGCCGCTGCTGCTTCAGTATGATGCAACTGCTGAAGAACCGGATGCAACAGAATCACATGGTGTTGGTGCCAGTGTTCAAATTGCCAAAAACATGCATGCCATACGGGCAGCCCAGGCTCTGTCAAGGCTCAGTGGTTTGTGTGGTGATGAGAGCTCAACTCCTTACAATTGGTCGGCAGCAAATGCCCTCAGAGTTTTGCTAACACCTAAGCTTTCTAGCATGTTACGAGATCAATTACCTAAAGATTTGCTGTCCAAGTTGAATGCAAACCTGGAGTCTCCAGAG ATTATATGGAATTCTTCAACACGGGGAGAGCTGCTGAAATTTGTGGATCAGCAGCGTGCAGCTCAAGGTCCTGATGGTTCATACGATATCAGAGATTCACATGACTTTGCCTATAAAGCACTATCAAAGGAATTGTTCATTGGCAATGTTTACTTGAGGGTCTACAATGATCAGCCAGAATTTGAAATTAGTGAACCAGAAGCTTTTTGTGTTGCTCTAGTTGATTTTATATCTTATGTTGTGCACAACCATCCTTTTGAGGATGCTGATCAATATGTTGATGGCATCTCTTCTCCTGCTCAGAATTATGAGGATGCTGTTGATGGATTTGTGAGTGAACAGCCTGTCCTAGATAATTCTAGCACAATATCCGAGGAGCAAGTTGTTGGGAAGGAAGAAGCCGAGCTAGTTAGAAGTCTCCGTTCCGCATTGATCTCCCTACAG AACCTATTGACTAATAATCCAAATTTGGCATCCATTTTTTCCAATAAAGACAAGTTACTGCCTCTTTTTGAATGCTTTTCTGTCCCTGAAACATCAAACAGCAACATCCCTCAACTTTGTTTAGGAGTGCTGTCACTCTTGACGGCACATGCTCCTTGTTTGCAAGCCATGGTTGCAGATGGATCTAGTCTCCTTGTTTTACTACAAATGCTTCACTCATCCCCAAGTTGTCGTGAAGGGGCTCTCCATGTTCTCTATGCATTGGCAAGTACACCTGAACTGGCCTGGGCAGCTGCCAAGCATGGTGGTGTTGTCTACATTCTTGAACTACTGTTGCCTTTGAAAG AAGAAATTCCACTCCAACAAAGAGCTATGGCAGCCTCCTTGTTGGGGAAACTTGTTGGGCAACCAATGCATGGTCCAAGAGTTGCTATAACACTTGCAAGGTTTCTTCCAGATGGCCTTGTATCAGTAATTAGGGATGGACCTGGTGAAGCTGTTGTTGTTGCGCTTGAGCAGACTACCGAGACACCAGAACTTGTGTGGACGCCAGCAATGGCAGCTTCCTTGTCTGCACAGATTTCAACCATGGCATCAGAATTATATCGGGAGCAGGTGAAAGGCCGTGTTGTTGATTGGGATGTACCTGAGCAGGCATCTGGACAGCAGGAAATGAGAGATGAGCCACAG GTTGGTGGCATCTATGTTCGTCTGTTTTTGAAAGATCCCAAATTTCCATTGAGAAATCCTAAAAGATTCTTGGAAGGCCTTCTAGATCAGTATTTGTCATCCATTGCTGCCACACATTATGACACTCAGGCTGTTGACCCAGAGTTGCCTTTGCTTCTATCAGCTGCATTAGTTTCATTGCTTCGTGTTCATCCTGCACTAGCTGATCACGTTGGATATCTTGGATATGTGCCAAAACTAGTTGCTGCTGTTGCATTTGAGGGAAGGCGAGAAACAATGTCATCAGGTGATGCGAATATTGGAAAAAATGCAGATAAAACATATGACCCTGATAATGGATCAACAGAGCACACACAAACTCCTCAAGAACGTGTGCGGTTGAGTTGTTTGCGTGTCTTGCATCAACTTGCAGCTAGTACCACATGTGCAGAAGCTATGGCAGCAACAAGTGTAGGAACCCCTCAG GTTGTACCACTGTTAATGAAAGCTATAGGGTGGCAAGGTGGAAGCATATTAGCTCTCGAGACCTTAAAGCGTGTTGTGGTTGCTGGAAACCGAGCAAGGGATGCTCTTGTTGCACAAGGACTTAA AGTTGGTCTTGTTGAGGTACTTCTTGGTCTGCTTGATTGGAGGGCTGGAGGGAGAAATGGTTTTTGTTCTCAAATGAACTGGAATGAATCTGAAGCTTCTATCGGCAGAGTGCTTGCAATTGAG GTATTGCATGCCTTTGCTACTGAAGGAGCCCACTGTACTAAAGTCCGAGAAATATTGAACAATTCTGAC GTTTGGAGTGCATACAAAGATCAAAGGCATGATCTTTTCCTTCCTTCAAATGCACAATCCGCAGCCGCTGGAATTGCTGGTTTGATCGAGAACTCATCGTCATCAAGACTCACGTATGCCCTTACTGCACCTCCACTGCAGTCATCTACTTCTAGACCTCCCCCATCATCCACATCCGACTTCCATGGAAAGCAAGAACTCTCATAG